A single region of the Arthrobacter sp. V1I7 genome encodes:
- a CDS encoding BCCT family transporter, whose translation MAFNSDLKSHTPEELPADNGVAEAPRNEEPGSGEKSNAVISVSGEVDRTPAVLDPEEGDAPPLPDVEYEQILEELHHAKTEQAVADRRNHKLILDKITFGITGVIAIAFVIWGFVGRDSLSDTSTGALNWVMEYTGWLFMLLASLFVVFVLWLALGKFGNIPLGKDGEKPEFRTVSWVAMMFAAGMGIGLMFYGVAEPLYHYISPPPGTVDGRTPEAIQTAMATSIFHWTLHPWAMYAVVGIAMAYGTYRLGRRQLISVAFTSLFGIRTVEGPVGKFINILAIFATLFGTAASLGLGALQIGSGMTSNGWFGEIGTPVLVVIVAVLTLSFVASAVSGISRGIQWLSNINMVLAVVLALIVFIAGPTLFILNLIPSAVGAYARDLAEMSSRTEAVGDESLRSWMTSWTIFYWAWWISWTPFVGLFIARISRGRTIRQFVTGVLLVPSVVSVIWFAVFGGAAFHVQQEADKANTSGLATMVNGTPSVNFDGALFDLVKNMNMPGWLTAAVIVLAMILVAIFFITGADAASIVMGSLSSNGAEDPRRGVVIFWGCLTGAVAAVMLLAGGDEPSEALAGLQRITIVAALPFVIVMLLLCFALTKDLRRDPLSLRRRLATSVVERAIRTGVEQHGGVQFDLVTKHDRAEKCPDSDCLGGTPTGSIPTVEPKHPDPDSK comes from the coding sequence ATGGCTTTTAATAGTGACCTAAAATCCCACACACCCGAGGAGTTGCCTGCTGACAATGGGGTGGCAGAGGCTCCGCGTAACGAAGAACCTGGAAGTGGGGAGAAGAGTAATGCAGTCATTAGTGTCTCCGGCGAAGTAGACAGAACCCCCGCTGTCCTCGATCCGGAGGAAGGAGACGCACCGCCCTTGCCGGACGTCGAGTACGAGCAAATCCTCGAAGAGCTGCATCATGCCAAGACTGAGCAAGCAGTTGCGGATCGCCGGAACCATAAGCTCATTCTCGATAAGATCACGTTCGGGATCACAGGCGTCATCGCCATTGCCTTTGTTATCTGGGGCTTCGTGGGACGCGACAGTCTGTCCGACACTTCCACGGGTGCCCTGAACTGGGTCATGGAATACACCGGCTGGCTCTTCATGCTCCTGGCCTCGCTCTTCGTGGTCTTTGTCCTGTGGCTGGCCCTAGGCAAGTTCGGCAACATCCCGCTAGGCAAAGACGGGGAAAAACCCGAATTCCGTACCGTCTCCTGGGTCGCGATGATGTTCGCCGCCGGCATGGGCATCGGGCTGATGTTCTACGGCGTGGCCGAACCGCTCTACCACTACATCTCTCCCCCGCCCGGCACCGTGGATGGACGGACCCCCGAAGCCATCCAGACCGCCATGGCCACCTCGATCTTCCACTGGACCCTGCACCCCTGGGCCATGTACGCGGTGGTCGGCATCGCCATGGCCTACGGCACGTACCGCTTGGGTCGCAGGCAACTCATCTCCGTCGCCTTCACGTCGCTCTTCGGCATCAGGACGGTAGAAGGGCCGGTCGGGAAGTTCATCAACATCCTGGCTATTTTCGCCACCCTGTTTGGTACCGCCGCATCGTTGGGCCTGGGAGCCCTGCAGATTGGCAGCGGCATGACCTCCAACGGTTGGTTCGGCGAAATCGGCACCCCCGTGCTCGTGGTGATCGTCGCCGTCCTGACCTTATCCTTCGTCGCTTCGGCCGTCTCTGGCATCAGCCGCGGCATCCAGTGGCTCTCCAACATCAACATGGTCCTGGCCGTCGTCCTGGCACTAATCGTCTTCATCGCGGGCCCCACCCTGTTCATCCTCAACTTGATCCCTTCCGCGGTCGGCGCCTATGCCCGCGACCTGGCCGAGATGTCGTCCCGGACCGAAGCGGTCGGCGACGAGTCACTGCGAAGCTGGATGACCAGCTGGACAATCTTCTACTGGGCCTGGTGGATCTCCTGGACGCCGTTCGTGGGCCTCTTCATCGCCCGCATCAGCCGCGGTCGCACCATCCGCCAGTTCGTCACCGGCGTGCTACTGGTGCCCAGCGTCGTCAGCGTGATCTGGTTTGCCGTCTTCGGCGGAGCCGCCTTCCACGTCCAGCAGGAAGCCGACAAGGCCAACACCTCCGGCCTGGCCACCATGGTCAACGGGACACCGTCCGTCAACTTCGACGGAGCACTCTTTGACCTAGTCAAGAACATGAACATGCCTGGCTGGCTCACCGCAGCCGTTATCGTGCTGGCCATGATTCTAGTTGCGATCTTTTTTATCACTGGCGCCGACGCGGCCTCCATCGTGATGGGATCGCTCAGCTCCAACGGCGCCGAGGACCCTCGCCGCGGAGTTGTCATTTTCTGGGGCTGCCTCACTGGCGCCGTGGCGGCGGTCATGTTGCTGGCCGGCGGCGATGAACCATCGGAAGCCTTGGCCGGCCTGCAACGAATCACCATCGTGGCAGCGCTACCGTTCGTCATCGTCATGCTGTTGCTCTGCTTTGCCCTCACCAAGGACCTGCGTCGAGATCCCCTCTCCTTGCGACGGCGCCTGGCCACATCCGTAGTGGAGCGGGCCATACGCACTGGCGTGGAACAACACGGCGGCGTTCAATTCGACCTCGTAACAAAGCACGACCGCGCCGAAAAGTGCCCCGACTCGGACTGTCTGGGAGGGACTCCCACGGGGAGCATCCCAACCGTCGAGCCCAAGCATCCGGACCCGGACAGTAAATAG
- a CDS encoding LysR family transcriptional regulator produces the protein MIDARLITLRVFARCGTIGATAELTGYSPSAVSAQLRELQRVLGMQLLTKDGRGVRLTATGRFIVAGSDPLIAQWESLRAAAMEAGDQVQARFGLGGFSTAAAQLLAPLAATLRTTRPLLEVQVLEANPARCFDLLIAERIDLAVIVAMQSDTYVEDDPRFEQTVLLDDPLDVIIPGDHPLAARETATLEELASEPWITEAAGSTYHSLFTAAFTAVGVTPRIAHEAVEWETHIAFVGAGLGVGLLPRLAPLHSAENVVRLRITGKAKPTRRIVAAVRRGSIASPLIQESLRILQVNAHRILTARPEDDL, from the coding sequence ATGATCGATGCGAGGCTCATCACACTTCGCGTGTTCGCCCGGTGCGGCACCATAGGGGCGACCGCGGAGCTCACGGGTTATTCTCCCTCTGCCGTCTCCGCGCAATTGCGGGAGCTCCAGCGCGTGCTTGGAATGCAGCTGCTGACGAAAGACGGCCGGGGCGTGCGGCTTACCGCCACGGGCCGCTTTATCGTGGCGGGCTCGGATCCCCTCATTGCACAATGGGAGAGCCTGCGCGCCGCAGCCATGGAGGCCGGCGACCAGGTGCAGGCCCGTTTTGGCCTCGGCGGATTCTCCACTGCAGCCGCCCAGCTGCTCGCGCCGCTGGCCGCCACCCTGCGCACAACACGCCCCCTGCTGGAGGTACAGGTACTCGAGGCCAACCCGGCCCGTTGCTTCGACTTGTTGATCGCGGAACGAATCGACCTTGCGGTTATTGTCGCCATGCAGTCCGACACTTATGTTGAGGACGATCCGCGCTTCGAGCAGACAGTTCTGCTCGACGATCCACTGGACGTGATCATTCCCGGTGACCATCCGCTGGCAGCACGGGAAACAGCGACGCTTGAAGAGCTGGCATCGGAACCGTGGATCACGGAGGCCGCTGGTTCCACCTACCATTCCCTCTTTACCGCGGCGTTCACGGCAGTCGGGGTGACACCGCGCATTGCCCATGAGGCCGTTGAATGGGAAACCCATATCGCGTTCGTGGGTGCGGGTCTGGGCGTCGGCCTGCTGCCACGGCTGGCGCCCCTGCATAGTGCCGAGAACGTGGTTCGGCTACGTATCACCGGTAAGGCAAAACCCACGCGCCGCATCGTCGCCGCGGTGCGCAGGGGCAGCATCGCCTCACCCCTGATCCAGGAGTCGCTCCGCATCCTGCAGGTTAACGCCCATCGGATCCTCACCGCCCGACCCGAAGACGACCTCTGA
- a CDS encoding aromatic ring-hydroxylating dioxygenase subunit alpha: MTASVNVPLNSRGKLAASLPAEQLAEITELFEFRRAGFSLDAPFYTDPTIFNIDMEAIFGQHWIFAASTAELPEPGDYVTVDYGPYSLIVLRNDDGDVNVLHNVCRHRGARVLTEAAGSTGNLVCGYHSWTYSPEGNLIHASAPGETKFDKSCFGLKRAHGREVAGLIFVCIADEPPTDFDETAKIFEPYLAPHDLSKTKIAYQQNIIEEGNWKLVMENNRECYHCDGHPELACSLFPTWGLTEGLIPTHLEEVWDRNKEAQSSLEERCRRYGLPYEVVEQLDTRIAGIRISRESLDGEGESFSADGRRLSKKLLGDLRDFRLGRCSMHLQPNSWFHFLGDHVITFGVFPINEHQSLVRTTWLVADDAVEGVDYDLEKLTYTWKQTNLQDKAFVELCQQGAGSPAYEPGPYMKSEYQVEAFINWYVQRVQEHLA; encoded by the coding sequence ATGACTGCTTCAGTGAACGTGCCCCTCAACTCACGCGGAAAACTCGCTGCCTCATTGCCTGCCGAGCAGCTGGCAGAAATCACCGAGTTGTTTGAGTTCCGGCGCGCCGGCTTCTCCCTCGATGCCCCCTTCTACACCGACCCGACGATTTTCAACATCGACATGGAGGCCATTTTCGGCCAGCACTGGATCTTTGCCGCCAGCACCGCCGAACTGCCGGAACCGGGCGACTACGTCACCGTCGACTACGGGCCCTACTCCCTGATTGTGCTGCGCAACGACGACGGCGACGTGAACGTCCTGCACAACGTATGCCGCCACCGCGGCGCCCGCGTTCTGACCGAAGCTGCCGGGTCAACCGGAAACCTGGTCTGCGGCTACCACTCCTGGACCTACTCCCCAGAGGGCAATTTGATCCATGCCTCCGCGCCGGGGGAAACGAAGTTCGACAAGAGCTGCTTCGGCCTCAAGCGCGCCCACGGCCGCGAGGTCGCCGGACTCATCTTCGTCTGCATTGCGGATGAACCGCCAACGGACTTCGACGAAACCGCGAAGATCTTTGAGCCCTACCTCGCGCCCCATGATCTCTCGAAGACAAAAATCGCCTACCAGCAGAACATCATCGAAGAGGGCAACTGGAAGCTCGTCATGGAGAACAACCGTGAGTGCTACCACTGCGACGGCCACCCCGAGCTCGCCTGCTCCCTATTCCCCACTTGGGGCCTGACGGAGGGCCTGATCCCGACCCATCTTGAGGAAGTGTGGGACCGGAACAAGGAGGCCCAGTCCTCCCTCGAGGAGCGTTGCCGCCGCTATGGCCTTCCCTACGAGGTGGTCGAGCAGCTTGACACGCGCATCGCGGGAATCCGCATCTCACGGGAATCACTCGATGGAGAGGGTGAATCGTTCTCCGCCGACGGGCGCAGGCTTTCCAAGAAGCTGCTCGGCGACTTGCGCGACTTCCGCCTTGGCCGCTGCTCAATGCACCTGCAGCCCAACAGCTGGTTCCACTTCCTCGGCGACCACGTCATCACGTTCGGTGTTTTCCCCATAAACGAACACCAGAGCCTCGTACGCACCACTTGGCTGGTGGCTGACGACGCCGTGGAAGGCGTCGACTACGACCTGGAGAAGCTCACCTACACCTGGAAGCAGACGAACCTGCAGGACAAGGCGTTCGTGGAGCTGTGCCAGCAGGGTGCCGGCAGTCCCGCCTACGAGCCCGGCCCCTACATGAAGAGCGAATACCAGGTCGAGGCATTCATCAACTGGTACGTGCAGCGCGTGCAGGAGCACTTGGCATGA
- a CDS encoding transposase family protein, whose product MSAATIDRKLVGERAKLFPRGRSHTKPGTLLKSQIPIRTWAEWDDAVPGFVEIDLVGHEGGNSFGEFCFTLTVTDISTGWTVNRSVRNKAAKWVFEALEHVTAVFPFPIIGIDSDNGSEFINEHLLAYCHAHQITFTRSRPGNKNDGAHVEQKNWARVRELVGYLRYDTAAELEKLNEIWELDRIFTNYLLPQQKLLEKHRHGAKVTKKHDAPATPHQRAIRHEKMRKRPVIRMNAAFRQIKPGALSRQILALTARLETLARAKQPGAVKPVNRAWNN is encoded by the coding sequence ATGAGCGCGGCGACCATCGACCGGAAACTCGTCGGTGAACGGGCGAAACTTTTCCCGCGGGGCCGGTCACACACCAAGCCCGGCACCCTCCTGAAATCCCAGATCCCGATCCGGACCTGGGCCGAGTGGGACGACGCCGTCCCGGGATTCGTGGAGATCGATCTGGTCGGCCACGAGGGCGGCAACAGCTTCGGGGAATTCTGCTTTACCCTGACAGTGACCGACATTTCCACCGGCTGGACGGTGAATCGGTCCGTGCGGAACAAGGCGGCCAAATGGGTCTTTGAGGCCCTCGAACACGTCACCGCTGTGTTCCCGTTTCCCATCATCGGGATCGATTCGGACAACGGCTCGGAGTTCATCAACGAGCACCTGCTCGCCTACTGCCACGCCCACCAGATCACGTTCACCCGCTCCCGTCCCGGGAACAAGAACGACGGCGCGCACGTGGAGCAGAAGAACTGGGCCAGGGTCCGGGAACTCGTCGGCTACCTCCGCTACGACACCGCCGCGGAACTCGAGAAACTCAACGAGATCTGGGAACTGGACCGGATCTTCACCAACTACCTGCTGCCCCAGCAAAAGCTCCTCGAGAAACACCGGCACGGCGCGAAAGTGACCAAGAAACACGACGCACCTGCCACGCCCCACCAGCGCGCCATCCGGCACGAAAAGATGCGCAAGCGCCCGGTCATTCGGATGAACGCCGCCTTCAGGCAGATCAAACCCGGCGCACTCTCACGCCAGATCCTGGCACTCACAGCGCGGCTCGAAACACTGGCCCGAGCCAAACAGCCGGGCGCGGTCAAACCCGTCAACAGGGCCTGGAACAACTGA
- a CDS encoding GntR family transcriptional regulator codes for MANAGGLPVEAGGPLVPLRQDDESFADFAYRVLCDELIVLDIKPGEPLNDEVISRRLGVGRTPIREAMKRLESDHLVVAYPRRGTFAAGVDIKDLAEISEIRHLLEPAAAARAARIASPQLRQELRDFAREVGQLLPGMQSQQDLMRLDMRVHRTIYRATGSRHLQDVLIRYDNLATRIWSLVLEKLPPVSEHIAQHIELLECIAAGDSEAAARLTTQHVTDFEKLIRAVL; via the coding sequence ATGGCAAACGCTGGCGGATTACCGGTGGAGGCGGGGGGTCCCTTGGTGCCGCTGAGGCAGGACGACGAGTCCTTTGCCGACTTCGCCTATAGGGTCTTGTGCGATGAATTGATCGTTCTGGACATCAAGCCGGGTGAGCCCCTCAATGATGAAGTAATCTCCAGGCGTCTCGGTGTCGGCCGGACGCCGATCCGCGAAGCTATGAAGCGGCTTGAGAGCGACCATTTGGTGGTGGCCTATCCGCGCCGCGGAACGTTCGCCGCGGGCGTGGACATTAAAGATCTGGCTGAAATCTCCGAGATTCGCCACCTTCTGGAGCCTGCGGCAGCCGCGCGGGCTGCGCGGATTGCGTCGCCGCAGCTTCGGCAGGAGCTTAGGGACTTTGCACGGGAAGTAGGGCAGCTGCTGCCAGGGATGCAGTCGCAGCAGGACCTCATGCGCCTGGACATGCGGGTACACCGGACGATCTATCGCGCCACAGGAAGCCGGCACCTTCAAGATGTCCTGATTCGTTACGACAATCTGGCAACACGGATTTGGAGCCTGGTGCTGGAAAAGCTTCCGCCGGTGTCCGAGCATATTGCCCAGCATATTGAGCTTCTCGAATGCATCGCGGCCGGGGACTCCGAAGCTGCTGCGCGGTTGACCACCCAGCACGTCACCGATTTCGAGAAGCTCATCAGGGCTGTGCTGTAG
- the folE gene encoding GTP cyclohydrolase I FolE translates to MTTATASKGVDGPRVEQAVREYLLAIGEDPDRPGLVDTPARVARAAAEIFGGLHEDPLAVLDKTFDLGHGEMVIVKDIPFYSTCEHHLVPFHGVAHVGYIPSAEGIVTGLSKLARLVDVFARRPQVQERLTTQVVDALVSSLRPLGAIVVVECEHLCMSMRGVRKPGAKTITSAVRGELRLPAARAEALSLIQGR, encoded by the coding sequence ATGACGACGGCAACAGCGTCCAAGGGTGTGGACGGGCCGCGGGTTGAGCAGGCCGTCCGCGAATATCTACTTGCGATCGGAGAGGACCCGGACAGGCCAGGGCTCGTGGATACGCCCGCGCGGGTAGCCCGGGCGGCTGCGGAGATATTTGGCGGGCTTCATGAGGACCCCCTGGCCGTGCTGGATAAGACCTTTGACCTTGGGCACGGAGAAATGGTCATCGTCAAGGACATCCCCTTCTACTCCACCTGCGAGCACCACCTGGTGCCGTTCCACGGCGTAGCCCACGTTGGCTACATCCCATCGGCTGAGGGTATCGTCACGGGACTGAGCAAGCTGGCCCGGCTCGTCGATGTCTTTGCACGCAGGCCCCAGGTCCAGGAACGGTTGACAACCCAGGTCGTTGATGCGCTGGTCAGTTCGCTGCGGCCCCTGGGGGCCATTGTGGTAGTTGAGTGCGAGCACCTCTGCATGTCGATGCGCGGTGTCCGCAAGCCCGGGGCCAAGACCATCACTTCAGCCGTCCGCGGGGAGCTCCGTCTGCCGGCGGCCCGGGCTGAGGCGCTCAGCCTGATACAGGGACGCTAA
- a CDS encoding IS630 family transposase, with translation MANVGRPKALLDLSAEERGTLERWARRRNSSQALATRSRIVLASAEGLTNVAVAARCGVEPHTVAKWRRRFLEHRLDGLVDDPRPGRPASITADQVEDVVVATLESTPANATHWSRAKMAERSGLSKSTIGRIWRTFELKPHRADGFKLSNDPLFVEKVYDVVGLYLNPPESAVVLSVDEKSQVQALARSQPAFPMMPGMPEKRTHDYVRHGTTTLFAALNTADGSVISSLHRRHRAAEFRKFLAKIDTQVPEGLDVHLICDNYQTHKTPTVKTWLENHPRFHMHFTPTYSSWLNQVERFFGFVTEDLLRRSDHRSVQALEADIRKWVSEWNTNPIPFTWTKTAEQILESLGRLLKRISGAGH, from the coding sequence ATGGCGAATGTCGGGCGGCCGAAGGCCTTGCTGGATCTGTCGGCTGAAGAACGCGGGACGCTGGAGCGGTGGGCCCGGAGACGGAACTCATCCCAGGCGTTGGCGACACGGTCGAGGATCGTGCTGGCCAGCGCCGAGGGTCTGACGAACGTGGCTGTCGCAGCCCGGTGCGGTGTCGAGCCGCATACTGTGGCGAAGTGGCGGCGCCGGTTCCTGGAGCACCGGCTGGACGGACTGGTCGACGATCCCAGGCCCGGACGGCCGGCCTCGATCACCGCCGACCAGGTCGAGGACGTGGTCGTTGCGACGCTCGAATCCACGCCGGCGAACGCCACGCACTGGTCGAGGGCGAAGATGGCCGAACGCTCCGGGCTCTCGAAGTCCACGATCGGACGGATCTGGCGGACCTTCGAACTCAAGCCCCACCGCGCCGACGGCTTCAAGCTCTCCAACGATCCCTTGTTCGTCGAGAAGGTCTACGACGTGGTCGGTCTCTATCTGAATCCCCCGGAATCGGCGGTCGTGCTCAGTGTGGACGAGAAGTCCCAGGTCCAGGCGCTGGCCCGGTCCCAGCCTGCGTTCCCCATGATGCCCGGCATGCCGGAGAAGCGGACCCACGACTATGTCCGGCACGGGACCACCACCCTGTTCGCCGCCCTGAACACCGCGGACGGGTCAGTGATCTCCAGCCTGCACCGCAGGCACCGGGCCGCCGAGTTCAGGAAGTTCCTGGCCAAGATCGACACCCAGGTCCCCGAGGGCCTGGACGTCCATCTCATCTGCGACAACTACCAGACCCACAAGACCCCGACCGTGAAGACATGGCTTGAGAATCACCCGCGTTTCCACATGCATTTCACCCCGACCTACTCCTCCTGGCTCAACCAGGTCGAGCGGTTCTTCGGATTCGTCACCGAGGACCTGCTGCGCCGCAGTGACCACCGCAGCGTCCAGGCCCTCGAAGCGGACATCCGCAAATGGGTCAGCGAATGGAACACCAACCCCATACCCTTCACCTGGACAAAGACCGCGGAACAGATCCTCGAATCCCTCGGGCGACTTCTGAAGCGAATTTCAGGCGCAGGACACTAG
- a CDS encoding FdhF/YdeP family oxidoreductase, producing the protein MASKAPKQNIDESKLTVTKPKSKAVGIPAVVNSLKISLQQMGPLRSVQTLLAVNQVDGFDCMGCAWPEHEKRNAAEFCENGAKAVAEEGTRRRVTPEFFAKHSIEDLKTRDDYWLGQQGRLTHPMLLAEGATHYTPIEWDAAYELIAQEMKEMDHPGQAVFYTSGRTSNEAAFLYQLLVRGLGTNNLPDCSNMCHESTGSALVETIGIGKGSVSLVDLETASLIFVAGQNPGTNHPRMLSALEKAKKNGAVIISVNPLPEAGLLRFENPQTISGTLVGTQLTDDFLQIRAGGDQALFQGLGKYLLEAEAQGRQTPGLTTVLDHEFINNHTVGINEYLLHLEKVQWSEIVEATGLSLEQIKATGERLLASNATIVCWAMGLTQHKHSVPTLRDVVNVLLLQGNIGKPGAGVCPVRGHSNVQGDRTMGIFEKMPEAFHDRLDQEFKFLSPRKHGYDTVAAIRAMRDGKVRVFIGMGGNFVRAAPDSVVTERALANTDLTVQISTKLNHSHVSTGRRALILPTLGRTEKDAQRTGDQRVTVEDSMSAVHASRGRIKPASEHLHSEVAIVCNLAHKLFTDSDNLPLPNTPKAAWLSMKDDYSLVRKHIEAVIDGFENFEERIRHPGGFVLPHPPRDARQFETASGKAHFTGNELEFIKVPEGRLVLQTLRSHDQYNTTIYGKDDRYRGIHGGRRVVLVNEADIAELGFRDGDMVHLISEFRGTERRADNFRIVSYSTPKGCAAAYYPETNVLVPLDSVADTSGTPTSKSVIVRLERAEA; encoded by the coding sequence ATGGCTTCAAAAGCCCCCAAACAGAATATCGACGAGTCAAAGCTGACTGTCACCAAACCCAAGTCCAAGGCCGTCGGCATCCCCGCCGTCGTGAACTCGTTGAAGATCTCCCTACAGCAGATGGGTCCGCTGCGCAGTGTCCAAACGCTGCTGGCAGTCAACCAGGTCGACGGGTTCGACTGCATGGGCTGTGCGTGGCCCGAACACGAAAAGCGCAACGCAGCCGAGTTCTGCGAAAATGGCGCGAAGGCAGTGGCCGAGGAGGGCACCCGCCGCCGCGTCACCCCCGAGTTCTTCGCCAAACACTCCATCGAGGACCTGAAAACGCGGGACGACTACTGGCTGGGTCAGCAGGGCCGGCTGACCCACCCGATGCTTTTGGCCGAGGGAGCCACGCACTACACACCCATCGAATGGGACGCAGCCTATGAGCTGATTGCCCAGGAGATGAAAGAAATGGACCATCCCGGCCAGGCAGTTTTTTACACTTCCGGGCGGACCTCGAATGAAGCCGCTTTCCTCTACCAGCTCCTCGTGCGGGGACTGGGCACGAATAATCTCCCCGATTGCTCCAACATGTGCCACGAGTCCACGGGTTCAGCCCTCGTCGAAACCATCGGCATCGGCAAGGGCTCGGTCAGCCTCGTCGACCTGGAGACAGCCTCGCTGATCTTCGTTGCCGGGCAGAATCCAGGTACTAACCACCCGCGCATGCTCAGCGCCCTGGAAAAAGCGAAGAAGAACGGCGCCGTCATCATCTCCGTCAACCCACTTCCCGAGGCCGGGCTCCTCCGGTTCGAGAATCCACAGACGATCTCCGGAACGCTCGTGGGCACGCAACTGACCGATGACTTCCTGCAGATCCGGGCCGGCGGGGATCAGGCCCTCTTTCAGGGGCTTGGCAAATACCTCCTCGAGGCGGAGGCGCAGGGGAGGCAGACCCCGGGACTGACTACGGTCCTGGACCACGAATTCATCAATAACCACACCGTGGGCATCAACGAATACCTGCTGCACCTCGAAAAGGTCCAGTGGAGTGAAATAGTCGAAGCCACGGGCCTGAGCTTGGAGCAGATCAAGGCCACGGGCGAACGCCTGCTGGCCTCCAATGCCACCATCGTCTGCTGGGCCATGGGCCTAACCCAGCACAAACACTCAGTTCCCACGCTCCGGGACGTCGTCAACGTGCTGCTTCTCCAAGGCAACATCGGTAAGCCCGGAGCAGGAGTATGCCCCGTCCGCGGCCACTCGAACGTCCAGGGCGACCGCACCATGGGCATCTTCGAAAAGATGCCAGAGGCGTTCCACGACAGGCTGGACCAGGAGTTCAAGTTCCTTTCCCCTCGCAAGCACGGCTACGACACCGTTGCGGCGATTCGTGCCATGCGGGACGGCAAAGTCCGCGTCTTCATCGGAATGGGTGGAAACTTCGTCCGGGCGGCCCCGGATTCCGTGGTCACGGAGCGGGCATTGGCCAACACAGACCTGACGGTACAGATCTCCACGAAGCTGAACCATTCCCACGTGTCCACGGGCCGACGCGCGCTGATCCTCCCGACGCTGGGTCGGACCGAAAAGGACGCGCAGCGCACCGGGGACCAGAGGGTGACGGTGGAAGACTCGATGAGCGCCGTCCATGCGTCCCGCGGACGGATTAAGCCGGCCAGCGAGCACCTCCACTCAGAAGTGGCCATAGTGTGCAACCTCGCCCATAAGCTCTTCACCGACAGTGACAACCTCCCACTGCCCAACACGCCTAAAGCTGCCTGGCTCTCGATGAAAGACGACTACTCCCTGGTCCGGAAACACATCGAGGCGGTCATCGACGGCTTCGAAAATTTCGAGGAGCGGATCCGGCACCCTGGCGGCTTTGTCCTCCCCCACCCTCCGCGGGACGCCAGACAGTTCGAGACCGCGTCGGGCAAGGCCCACTTTACCGGCAATGAGCTGGAATTCATCAAAGTACCCGAGGGGCGGCTGGTCCTTCAGACCCTGCGCTCACATGACCAGTACAACACCACCATCTATGGCAAGGATGACCGATACCGCGGTATCCACGGTGGGCGTCGCGTGGTTCTTGTCAACGAGGCTGACATCGCTGAGCTGGGCTTTAGGGACGGTGACATGGTTCATTTGATTTCCGAGTTCCGCGGGACAGAGCGGCGGGCCGACAACTTCCGGATCGTTTCGTACTCGACGCCGAAGGGCTGTGCGGCAGCATACTACCCGGAGACCAACGTGCTCGTGCCGCTCGATTCGGTAGCTGACACCAGCGGTACACCGACATCCAAGTCCGTCATCGTGCGGCTGGAACGGGCCGAAGCGTGA
- a CDS encoding methylenetetrahydrofolate reductase: MSNKAVARVRLEVVPSADLLTQLPLVFDTPGSVSVTCLPHHGPERTVETSTRLARLGYHAVPHLAARSITSKAHLHALLLELQGAGVSELFVVAGDRRTPAGPYSWSGQLLEAVKAYSPAFSAGIAGYPEGHPHLGQDKLVSSLEIKAPMASSLITQMCFSAEAISNYLRTIRRNGVELPVWVGVPGPVSVNKLVSMGARLGVGRSLKLARSSGMAGALWRRGDFMNYDSGRLIREVHQELAGDPLFAGFHVYTFNDLGRLPGLLDSLPRLREATALPPSNPASSLFPAQI; the protein is encoded by the coding sequence ATGAGCAATAAAGCTGTTGCAAGGGTGCGGCTGGAAGTTGTTCCCTCAGCCGATCTGCTCACCCAGCTCCCCCTGGTGTTTGACACTCCGGGCTCCGTGAGCGTGACGTGCCTTCCGCACCACGGTCCTGAACGCACCGTAGAAACATCCACGCGCCTGGCGCGCCTGGGGTACCACGCGGTTCCCCATTTGGCCGCCCGCAGCATCACCAGCAAGGCCCACCTGCATGCCCTGCTGCTGGAGTTGCAGGGGGCGGGAGTCTCCGAGCTGTTTGTCGTTGCCGGTGACCGCCGCACCCCCGCGGGTCCCTACTCCTGGAGCGGACAGCTCTTGGAGGCTGTCAAAGCGTATTCACCTGCCTTTTCCGCAGGCATTGCCGGCTACCCTGAAGGCCACCCCCACCTGGGCCAGGACAAACTCGTGAGCAGCCTCGAGATCAAGGCGCCGATGGCGTCATCACTGATCACCCAGATGTGCTTTTCTGCCGAGGCGATCAGCAACTACCTCCGGACGATCCGCAGAAACGGCGTTGAGCTCCCGGTGTGGGTTGGGGTGCCCGGTCCGGTGTCAGTTAATAAGCTTGTGTCCATGGGAGCACGCCTCGGCGTCGGCCGTTCGCTCAAGCTGGCCCGCAGTTCAGGCATGGCAGGCGCCCTCTGGCGGCGAGGCGACTTCATGAACTACGACAGTGGCCGACTGATCCGCGAAGTTCACCAAGAGCTGGCAGGTGATCCGCTCTTTGCCGGTTTCCACGTCTACACCTTCAACGACCTAGGCCGCTTGCCCGGCCTCCTGGACAGCCTCCCGAGGCTGCGGGAGGCCACCGCATTGCCACCAAGCAACCCCGCCAGCTCCCTGTTTCCTGCCCAGATCTGA